From Sporosarcina sp. Te-1, the proteins below share one genomic window:
- the speD gene encoding adenosylmethionine decarboxylase, which produces MLGLENKLTLYGFNNLTKTLSFNIYDVSYAKSEREQKDYIAYIDEQYNSERLTNILRNVTDIIGAHVLNISKQDYDPQGASVTILISEESMPVGLIDKSCNQGHADIIATRDSVVGHLDKSHLTVHTYPEYHPDNSIATFRVDIEVSTCGEISPLAALDYLIGSFDSDIITTDYRVRGFTRNEQGKKFFIDHKMTSIQDYIDKETLQKYDAIDVNVYQSNIFHTKLLIKEIELQNYLFNRDVYEIPPKERLQITNNLRREMIEIFSGTNIYDE; this is translated from the coding sequence ATGTTAGGGTTGGAAAATAAGCTGACGTTATACGGCTTTAACAACCTCACCAAAACACTTAGCTTCAACATCTATGATGTGAGCTATGCTAAAAGTGAGCGAGAGCAGAAAGATTATATCGCCTATATTGATGAACAGTATAATTCTGAACGGCTGACCAATATTTTGCGCAATGTCACCGACATAATCGGCGCCCATGTGTTGAATATCAGTAAACAGGATTATGATCCACAAGGGGCCAGCGTTACAATTCTCATTTCTGAGGAATCCATGCCGGTCGGGTTAATCGATAAATCATGCAATCAAGGACACGCCGATATCATTGCGACACGTGATTCGGTCGTTGGCCATCTTGATAAAAGCCATTTAACGGTGCATACCTATCCGGAATATCATCCGGATAATTCGATCGCCACATTCCGTGTCGATATTGAAGTGTCCACCTGTGGCGAAATATCTCCGCTGGCAGCATTGGACTACTTGATCGGGAGCTTTGATTCAGACATCATCACAACCGATTATCGGGTTCGAGGCTTTACGCGGAATGAACAAGGCAAGAAATTTTTCATCGATCACAAAATGACCTCCATACAAGACTATATCGATAAAGAGACGTTGCAAAAATATGACGCGATTGATGTGAATGTATATCAATCCAACATTTTTCATACAAAACTGCTGATCAAGGAAATCGAACTGCAAAACTACCTGTTCAATCGGGACGTGTATGAAATCCCTCCAAAGGAACGTCTCCAGATTACAAACAATCTGCGCAGGGAAATGATTGAAATCTTCAGTGGAACGAATATATATGATGAGTGA